DNA sequence from the Gammaproteobacteria bacterium genome:
CTCCACCCGGCAGGCCGATGCCTATATCAGCCGTCTACCGCATCTTGCGATGGTAACACTTTACCAAGGAATCATAGATCTTGAAAAAAATTATCCTGCTACCCCGGTTACATTACTTTCTCCGTTAGCAACATTATTTTGTCGGGATGATCTCAATGGAGATATTGCCGTATTAATTCTGCAAACCTGCCACGAGCTTCAGGAAAATGGCAGTTGGCTTGAAAAAGCCAACGAGTTTCCTTCTCGGCAAGGTGTTACTTTTCCACTATTGCCAGAAGCGAAGCAATTTTATGAAAAAGGCCCATCGTTTTTCTATAAATTTTTGCCATTCTGGGTCGCCAATATGGTTAATCGACTCTGGATTATGGCGATTCCCCTGATAACGCTGGTCATTCCCTTGGTAAAACTTGCTCTGCCAACTTATCGCTGGCGCATTAGTCATAAAATTTCCGCAAAATATCGTTTGCTTATGGATATCGATGAACGAGTTGGCAATGGTGCCATTGCCAACAGTTTGGAGACGGATATCGCGCAACTGATTAAATACGAAAATGAGCTGGTCAATATTTCGGTACCGATCATGTTTGCGAAAGATTATTATTTATTACGCACTCATGTTCGTTATCTACGTGGACAATTGGAAGAAATTAGGACACAGAAAATCATCGATACTCAGCAACCACCAATACGCCGCCCCGATATGTTGACTTGAGTGGCCAGTAGCCCCGATTCATTCGGTACCTGGGTATTGAGATCCAGAGTGCTGGAAATGGTATCCGTCGTCCAGTTTGTTTGTCCGCTGCCACTCAAAGAAACGACACCCTGGCAGGAAATATCAAAACGCTGAGTATTTCCGGAAATTTGCGAATTACTAAAGGAACAAGCACCGGGGGTCGCGCCAACTGACCCGAGAATATTTGTCGGATCAGCAACATCGCTGGCTGAAATACAATAATTTTTTGTAAATGGACCGAAATTCTGGCCAGGAGCATTAGGCGTGCTCATGCTTAACGTGATTTCCCATTGACCAGGTTGCATTTCCTGGCCGAACACGGGCGTAATGCCTAGTACAAGGACAACTGTGATGACTGAATTTTTCATCCAAATTCGGCGCGGAAACCCCTGGCTTGAGCCATGGGTAGGAAGCGCCGTCCTCCTGTTTTTTTTGAAGTTGAAGTTGAAATTGCCGGTTTTTCCCGGCTGTCAATCCTTACGGGTCTGGTGACACGAGTCTTGCGACCCAGCTCCCCTCGCCAAAGTTGCAACGCAGCTTCAGTTCTATTTCTGGAACCTTGCGACAAACCGTTTCGTCCTACCGTCTGCACTTGCCGTTTTCAGAGCTACGAGCTGAGGAAGCATTCGTAAGTGAGTCTTGTATTTCGTTGCAACGTAGCCCGATTTTTCGGACTCAAGCTGGTAAACCAGGCTTTATCCATAGAGCCACTACGGCTTTAGCCGTGGGATGATTTACGGAAAATTCCTTTGCGCTTTGATTTGCTCACTACACAAGGTTCCGCCCGGCGTGGGATTTTACGTCTGCACCGTGGCGATGTGCAAACCCCTGCCTTTATGCCAGTAGGCACTCATGGCACGGTAAAGGCTGTCACTCCTGAAGAAATACACGCCACCGGAGCCGAGATCATTCTTGGTAATACCTTTCATCTATGGTTACGCCCCGGAAGCGAAATAATTCGTACTCACGGCGGACTGCATGGCTTCATGAATTGGCACAGGCCGATTCTCACCGACTCGGGTGGTTTTCAAGTCTGGAGTCTAGCCAAATTGCGTGATATTACGGAGCAGGGAGTAACTTTTCGTTCGCCAATAGATGGTCAGAAGGTATTCCTCGGGCCGGAAGAATCCATGGAGGCGCAGCGCGCACTGGGAGCGGACATCGTCATGGTTTTCGATGAGTGTACCCCATACCCTGCCACTCTGGACGAGGCGCGCACCTCGATGGATTTATCCATGCGCTGGGCGGAGCGTTGCCGAATCGCTCATGGAGATAATCCCGCCGCTTTGTTTGGAATCGTTCAAGGAGGAATGTACCCCGACCTGCGACAAAAATCCGCAGCTGGGTTGATGGAGCTTGGATTTGACGGCTACGCCTTGGGAGGTCTTTCAGTGGGAGAAACGGAAGCGGAGCGACTGAAAGTGCTAGAAACAACGCTACCCATTTTACCAGTGGATCGACCCCGCTATCTGATGGGCGTAGGTACCCCTGAGGATATTGTCAAAGCGGTATGCCGGGGGGTTGATCTATTTGATTGCGTGATGCCCACCCGCAATGCCCGCAACGGTTATCTTTTTACCAGCGCCGGTGTGGTGCGTCTGCGTAATTCCTGCTATAGAAACGATCCTGGGCCACTTGACCCGGAATGTACCTGCTATACCTGCCGCCACTACTCGCGTGCCTATCTACGCCATTTGGACGAAGCTCGGGAAATTCTCGGCTCACGTCTCAATACACTCCATAACCTGCATTACT
Encoded proteins:
- a CDS encoding hypothetical protein (Evidence 5 : Unknown function), giving the protein MQRSFSSISGTLRQTVSSYRLHLPFSELRAEEAFVSESCISLQRSPIFRTQAGKPGFIHRATTALAVG
- the tgt gene encoding tRNA-guanine transglycosylase codes for the protein MRFDLLTTQGSARRGILRLHRGDVQTPAFMPVGTHGTVKAVTPEEIHATGAEIILGNTFHLWLRPGSEIIRTHGGLHGFMNWHRPILTDSGGFQVWSLAKLRDITEQGVTFRSPIDGQKVFLGPEESMEAQRALGADIVMVFDECTPYPATLDEARTSMDLSMRWAERCRIAHGDNPAALFGIVQGGMYPDLRQKSAAGLMELGFDGYALGGLSVGETEAERLKVLETTLPILPVDRPRYLMGVGTPEDIVKAVCRGVDLFDCVMPTRNARNGYLFTSAGVVRLRNSCYRNDPGPLDPECTCYTCRHYSRAYLRHLDEAREILGSRLNTLHNLHYYQQLMTNLRNAITRNDLENFTKNFLAARLC
- a CDS encoding conserved hypothetical protein (Evidence 4 : Unknown function but conserved in other organisms) yields the protein MKKISLLKSILEPIKYNWWAVVIVLLGFLISHHFIKPPPPREITIATGSELGGYHRFGLRLKAALEQKGLRVNIRPSAGTIENIKLLSDSTSLVSVAFGQGGVERFYEGNKEGIRGLGSLFYEPFWIFHRKEIDVNNLVDLRNMKIAIGKDGSGTQMLSKALLRETHISEDGWIPVGFNEASAALKKNQIQAMFFVSPVNDPMDPKKSNSNLYSLMDDPDLRLFSTRQADAYISRLPHLAMVTLYQGIIDLEKNYPATPVTLLSPLATLFCRDDLNGDIAVLILQTCHELQENGSWLEKANEFPSRQGVTFPLLPEAKQFYEKGPSFFYKFLPFWVANMVNRLWIMAIPLITLVIPLVKLALPTYRWRISHKISAKYRLLMDIDERVGNGAIANSLETDIAQLIKYENELVNISVPIMFAKDYYLLRTHVRYLRGQLEEIRTQKIIDTQQPPIRRPDMLT